A DNA window from Nerophis lumbriciformis linkage group LG03, RoL_Nlum_v2.1, whole genome shotgun sequence contains the following coding sequences:
- the LOC133580972 gene encoding caspase-8-like isoform X1: MVWGCISAQGMGNLHICEGAINAERSSMSAKDTTRNRKIFLQTTLCGDYRLILNKVLENKLVTTREYNNLKSICKENVEGHVVELVDKIINKGEDTCQAFLSLLQTDEDLQTTFPELRNFTLPKKTIKAPCSEHVLPASKKKKDEQYRITSCPVGVCLIINNLNFQDGTTRTGSERDARTRFEGRWRRQPSAVGLTRHGHIRADCLAEVFSWLGFRVLMCEDQTKQQMEDTLEFFSSLNDAAKPQDLNVKEFRDGAFVVPQDAPNHGDVFVCCVLSHGAKGVVCGVDFQTVPIKGITRTFKARDRSPLTGRPKVFLIQACQGSLPHRGVSLPEHLTDDSQFIPEEADILVAVATVEDYTAMRHKTDGSWFIQSVCRHLKEGCPRGEDMVTILHRVNDQVSRKEASQIAGESKQMPEVRFTLRKTLVLSPLHN, translated from the exons GTCCAGCATGTCAGCCAAAGACACAACGAGAAACAGAAAAATATTCCTCCAGACCACGTTGTGCGGGGACTACAGGTTGATCCTCAACAAAGTTCTCGAGAACAAACTCGTGACGACCCGCGAGTACAACAATCTTAAATCCATCTGCAAAGAGAACGTAGAAGGCCATGTGGTGGAACTTGTGGATAAAATCATCAATAAGGGAGAAGACACCTGCCAAGCTTTCTTGAGTCTCCTGCAAACTGATGAAGACCTTCAAACCACTTTTCCGGAGCTGAGGAACTTCACCTTACCTAAAAAGACCATCAAAGCACCGTgctcag AACATGTCCTACcagcgagtaagaagaagaag gATGAGCAGTACCGAATAACAAGCTGTCCCGTTGGCGTCTGTTTGATAATAAACAACCTGAACTTCCAAGATGGCACAACAAGAACTGGATCGGAGCGAGATGCTC GTACGAGATTTGAAGGGCGGTGGAGACGACAGCCGAGCGCCGTTGGTCTAACGAGACACGGTCATATTCGTGCAGATTGTTTGGCGGAGGTGTTCAGCTGGCTTGGCTTCCGAGTGCTGATGTGTGAAGACCAAACCAAGCAACAGATGGAAGACACACTGGAGTTCTTTAGCTCTCTGAACGACGCCGCGAAACCGCAGGATTTGAACGTCAAGGAGTTCCGCGACGGTGCTTTCGTTGTTCCTCAGGATGCCCCTAACCACGGCGACGTCTTTGTCTGCTGTGTCCTCAGTCATGGAGCGAAGGGTGTCGTTTGTGGGGTTGATTTCCAAACGGTGCCCATTAAAGGAATAACTAGAACTTTCAAGGCAAGGGACCGGTCGCCGCTTACTGGCAGACCCAAAGTGTTTTTGATCCAGGCGTGCCAGGGGAGTCTCCCGCACCGTGGTGTGTCATTACCTGAACACCTGACCGATGATTCTCAGTTCATCCCTGAGGAAGCTGATATCCTCGTTGCTGTGGCAACTGTTGAGGATTATACAGCAATGAGACATAAAACAGACGGCAGCTGGTTTATCCAATCGGTGTGTCGGCACCTGAAGGAGGGCTGTCCCAG GGGTGAAGACATGGTCACCATCCTTCACCGTGTCAATGACCAAGTAAGCCGGAAGGAGGCCTCCCAAATAGCTGGCGAATCAAAACAGATGCCTGAGGTTCGATTCACTCTGAGGAAGACACTCGTGTTGTCGCCACTGCACAACTGA
- the LOC133580972 gene encoding caspase-8-like isoform X2: protein MSAKDTTRNRKIFLQTTLCGDYRLILNKVLENKLVTTREYNNLKSICKENVEGHVVELVDKIINKGEDTCQAFLSLLQTDEDLQTTFPELRNFTLPKKTIKAPCSEHVLPASKKKKDEQYRITSCPVGVCLIINNLNFQDGTTRTGSERDARTRFEGRWRRQPSAVGLTRHGHIRADCLAEVFSWLGFRVLMCEDQTKQQMEDTLEFFSSLNDAAKPQDLNVKEFRDGAFVVPQDAPNHGDVFVCCVLSHGAKGVVCGVDFQTVPIKGITRTFKARDRSPLTGRPKVFLIQACQGSLPHRGVSLPEHLTDDSQFIPEEADILVAVATVEDYTAMRHKTDGSWFIQSVCRHLKEGCPRGEDMVTILHRVNDQVSRKEASQIAGESKQMPEVRFTLRKTLVLSPLHN, encoded by the exons ATGTCAGCCAAAGACACAACGAGAAACAGAAAAATATTCCTCCAGACCACGTTGTGCGGGGACTACAGGTTGATCCTCAACAAAGTTCTCGAGAACAAACTCGTGACGACCCGCGAGTACAACAATCTTAAATCCATCTGCAAAGAGAACGTAGAAGGCCATGTGGTGGAACTTGTGGATAAAATCATCAATAAGGGAGAAGACACCTGCCAAGCTTTCTTGAGTCTCCTGCAAACTGATGAAGACCTTCAAACCACTTTTCCGGAGCTGAGGAACTTCACCTTACCTAAAAAGACCATCAAAGCACCGTgctcag AACATGTCCTACcagcgagtaagaagaagaag gATGAGCAGTACCGAATAACAAGCTGTCCCGTTGGCGTCTGTTTGATAATAAACAACCTGAACTTCCAAGATGGCACAACAAGAACTGGATCGGAGCGAGATGCTC GTACGAGATTTGAAGGGCGGTGGAGACGACAGCCGAGCGCCGTTGGTCTAACGAGACACGGTCATATTCGTGCAGATTGTTTGGCGGAGGTGTTCAGCTGGCTTGGCTTCCGAGTGCTGATGTGTGAAGACCAAACCAAGCAACAGATGGAAGACACACTGGAGTTCTTTAGCTCTCTGAACGACGCCGCGAAACCGCAGGATTTGAACGTCAAGGAGTTCCGCGACGGTGCTTTCGTTGTTCCTCAGGATGCCCCTAACCACGGCGACGTCTTTGTCTGCTGTGTCCTCAGTCATGGAGCGAAGGGTGTCGTTTGTGGGGTTGATTTCCAAACGGTGCCCATTAAAGGAATAACTAGAACTTTCAAGGCAAGGGACCGGTCGCCGCTTACTGGCAGACCCAAAGTGTTTTTGATCCAGGCGTGCCAGGGGAGTCTCCCGCACCGTGGTGTGTCATTACCTGAACACCTGACCGATGATTCTCAGTTCATCCCTGAGGAAGCTGATATCCTCGTTGCTGTGGCAACTGTTGAGGATTATACAGCAATGAGACATAAAACAGACGGCAGCTGGTTTATCCAATCGGTGTGTCGGCACCTGAAGGAGGGCTGTCCCAG GGGTGAAGACATGGTCACCATCCTTCACCGTGTCAATGACCAAGTAAGCCGGAAGGAGGCCTCCCAAATAGCTGGCGAATCAAAACAGATGCCTGAGGTTCGATTCACTCTGAGGAAGACACTCGTGTTGTCGCCACTGCACAACTGA